In Oscillatoria acuminata PCC 6304, a single window of DNA contains:
- a CDS encoding RNA-guided endonuclease InsQ/TnpB family protein gives MLRATKYRIYPTTEQRQHLGQSFGCCRFAWNYALNLTNETYKATGKGLGRFAIQKEITNLKKEHEWMKEPYSQCLQVVALNLSRAFINFFEGRAAYPKFKAKHRNQSISYPQNVSIVEDGIKFPKMGIVHARLHRPIRHRAIKTVTVSMNAKGQYFASVLVDDGEDIPEKTAEGKAVGIDLGLTHFAITSDGSKFDNPRWLARHEKNLRAKQKRLSRRLQGSNNRNKTRKQVAGVHNKIARCREDFHHKLSRRMVDENQVIVVENLAVRNLVKNHCLAKAISQVGWGQFCTMLKYKAEQEGKVYLEVDRFFPSSKTCNVCLNQVRSLTLDVRTWQCEKCQTNHDRDINAAKNIRDEGLRILSSGTGEIAYRPGVRRHSRGRKKSTISQSVG, from the coding sequence ATGCTGAGAGCAACGAAGTACAGAATTTATCCAACTACGGAGCAAAGGCAACATCTTGGTCAGAGTTTTGGTTGCTGTAGATTCGCATGGAACTACGCTCTCAATCTTACCAATGAAACCTACAAAGCTACAGGGAAGGGTCTAGGTCGCTTTGCCATTCAGAAAGAGATAACTAATCTCAAGAAAGAACATGAATGGATGAAAGAGCCTTATTCCCAGTGCTTACAGGTTGTTGCCCTAAATTTATCTAGGGCCTTTATAAACTTCTTTGAGGGGAGAGCAGCATACCCAAAGTTTAAAGCAAAGCACCGTAATCAATCTATCAGTTATCCTCAGAATGTTTCTATTGTAGAAGATGGCATCAAATTCCCCAAGATGGGGATTGTTCATGCCAGACTACACAGACCTATCCGCCATCGGGCAATCAAAACAGTTACAGTGTCGATGAATGCAAAAGGCCAATACTTTGCCTCTGTCCTAGTCGATGATGGGGAAGATATCCCAGAAAAAACTGCTGAAGGTAAAGCGGTAGGTATTGATTTAGGATTGACTCATTTTGCTATCACTTCCGATGGGTCTAAGTTTGATAACCCCCGTTGGTTAGCCAGACATGAAAAGAACCTCAGAGCAAAACAGAAGCGGCTGTCCAGGAGGCTTCAAGGCTCTAACAACCGTAACAAAACCCGTAAACAGGTAGCCGGGGTACACAACAAAATAGCTAGATGCAGGGAAGATTTCCACCACAAACTTTCACGCAGGATGGTAGACGAAAACCAAGTCATAGTGGTGGAAAATCTAGCAGTTAGGAACCTGGTAAAAAATCACTGTCTCGCTAAAGCAATCAGCCAGGTGGGGTGGGGCCAGTTCTGTACCATGCTGAAGTACAAAGCAGAGCAAGAAGGGAAAGTCTACCTGGAAGTAGACCGATTCTTTCCTAGCTCCAAAACCTGCAATGTTTGCCTTAATCAAGTAAGAAGCCTGACTCTTGATGTCAGAACTTGGCAGTGTGAAAAATGTCAAACGAATCATGATAGAGACATAAACGCGGCTAAGAACATAAGAGATGAAGGACTGCGTATTTTATCCTCGGGGACCGGGGAGATCGCCTATCGCCCAGGTGTAAGACGACATAGTAGAGGACGCAAGAAATCTACTATCTCGCAGTCTGTTGGGTAG
- a CDS encoding SH3 domain-containing protein: MAVGVGLALGALLAALLRAHYRAGEPRMINLGTSGPVATPDSEGRLILEDEAVPGSDFYQFRTQLREAVQNRNPEFVGSIVPETGLALGFSVPRTRENLNLDDPQARFWLILEKAVAIGCSPAENPPAYNLDAGSEIWVCPNVAQAFARQVPPPPSAEGVSGQLERVVVVGENVNARSQPSVDSEAIATLSNEVVQLDRSRQLPETFDPIDSWTAIRLQDDREGYVYNRYVYSPLESRALFGKINGEWQLLAMPGGD, encoded by the coding sequence ATGGCAGTCGGGGTCGGATTAGCTTTGGGCGCTCTTTTGGCAGCCCTACTCCGCGCTCATTATAGAGCCGGTGAACCCAGAATGATAAATTTGGGGACTTCGGGACCCGTTGCCACTCCAGATTCGGAAGGACGGCTCATTTTAGAAGATGAAGCCGTACCCGGTAGCGATTTCTATCAGTTTCGCACTCAATTACGAGAGGCGGTACAGAACCGTAATCCCGAATTTGTCGGGTCAATTGTCCCTGAAACAGGTCTAGCCCTTGGCTTTTCGGTTCCGCGAACTCGGGAGAATTTGAATTTAGATGACCCTCAAGCCCGATTTTGGTTGATTCTGGAAAAAGCCGTCGCCATTGGCTGTTCTCCTGCGGAAAATCCTCCGGCGTATAATCTTGATGCAGGTTCGGAAATTTGGGTTTGTCCAAATGTGGCACAAGCCTTTGCCAGACAGGTTCCGCCACCCCCTTCTGCAGAAGGAGTTTCCGGGCAACTTGAGCGCGTGGTGGTGGTGGGGGAGAATGTCAATGCCCGATCGCAACCGAGTGTAGACAGTGAGGCGATCGCGACTCTCTCGAATGAAGTGGTGCAACTGGACCGCAGTCGCCAACTCCCAGAAACCTTTGACCCAATCGATAGTTGGACGGCGATTCGACTCCAGGACGACCGCGAGGGCTATGTCTACAATCGGTACGTCTATTCCCCCCTAGAATCTCGGGCTTTATTTGGCAAAATTAACGGGGAATGGCAGTTACTGGCGATGCCGGGGGGAGATTAA
- a CDS encoding GFA family protein → MTNNPESGITYEGGCHCGAVRFRVTVDRHEAIDCNCSICQKKGFLHLIVPPDCFTLLQGEAMLQTYTFNTGTAKHQFCKQCGIHAFYRPRSHPDSFDVNVRCLDGDVAAKFTVTPFNGQNWEDNIQTIR, encoded by the coding sequence ATGACCAACAATCCAGAATCGGGGATAACTTATGAAGGCGGATGTCACTGTGGCGCGGTGCGATTTCGCGTCACGGTCGATCGCCATGAAGCCATTGACTGTAACTGTTCCATCTGTCAGAAAAAAGGGTTTCTACATTTGATTGTTCCCCCCGACTGCTTTACCCTGTTACAGGGAGAAGCAATGTTACAAACTTATACCTTTAATACTGGAACCGCGAAACACCAGTTTTGTAAACAATGTGGAATTCATGCTTTTTATAGACCGCGATCGCACCCCGACAGCTTTGATGTCAATGTGCGATGTCTGGATGGGGATGTCGCAGCGAAATTTACCGTCACTCCATTTAATGGACAAAACTGGGAAGACAACATCCAAACGATTCGATAA
- the gloB gene encoding hydroxyacylglutathione hydrolase, whose protein sequence is MQVYRLNALTDNYIFLLHDPEQNVAAVVDPAEAGPVLRQLTALGAKLTTIFNTHHHRDHVGGNQRLMEHFEGVTVYGGKEDRGRIPGQQVFLQEGDRVEFAQRTGTVFFLPGHTRAHIAYYFPPASGEELGDLFCGDTLFAGGCGRLFEGTPTQMVSSLSKLRELPDQTRVWCAHEYTLSNLQFALTVDGENLDLQDRFVQVKAARSRNEATIPSILGVEKRTNPFLRWEDPVLQQAVNGGDPVQTFARLRGRKEQF, encoded by the coding sequence ATGCAAGTTTATCGGCTCAATGCCCTGACGGACAATTATATCTTTTTACTGCATGACCCCGAGCAAAATGTGGCAGCGGTAGTGGACCCTGCGGAGGCAGGTCCAGTTCTGAGACAACTAACGGCCCTGGGTGCTAAGTTAACGACCATTTTCAATACGCACCACCACCGAGATCATGTGGGGGGTAATCAGAGGTTGATGGAGCATTTTGAGGGGGTGACGGTGTACGGGGGTAAGGAGGACCGAGGCAGAATTCCTGGACAGCAGGTGTTTTTGCAGGAGGGCGATCGCGTAGAATTTGCCCAACGCACGGGGACTGTGTTCTTTCTGCCTGGACATACCCGTGCCCACATTGCCTATTATTTTCCCCCGGCATCTGGAGAGGAACTGGGGGATTTGTTCTGTGGCGATACCCTGTTTGCCGGGGGTTGTGGACGTTTGTTTGAAGGGACTCCCACCCAAATGGTCTCGTCCCTGAGTAAACTCAGGGAATTGCCGGATCAGACGCGAGTTTGGTGCGCCCACGAATATACCTTATCCAATCTTCAGTTTGCCTTAACGGTGGATGGAGAGAACCTCGATTTACAGGACCGTTTCGTCCAGGTGAAGGCGGCGCGATCGCGGAATGAGGCGACAATTCCTTCCATTTTGGGGGTGGAAAAGCGCACCAATCCCTTTTTGCGCTGGGAAGATCCAGTATTACAACAGGCCGTAAATGGGGGGGACCCGGTACAAACCTTTGCTCGTCTCCGGGGTCGCAAGGAGCAGTTTTAG
- the galE gene encoding UDP-glucose 4-epimerase GalE, giving the protein MSENNKTILVTGGAGYIGSHAVLSLKKAGYQVTILDNLVYGHRDIVEDILQVELIEGDTNDRALLNNIFATHDFSAVMHFSAYAYVGESVTDPAKYYRNNVTGTLTLLEAMLAASVKNFVFSSTCATYGVPQKMPLTEDHPQNPINPYGMTKLMVEKILSDFDAAYGLNSVIFRYFNAAGADPDGAIGEDHDPETHLIPLVLQTALGHRECISIYGTDYPTPDGTCIRDYIHVNDLATAHILGLEYLLKGGKTDVFNLGNGSGFSVKDVIETAEKVVGKEVTKKIGDRRPGDPPVLVGSSEKARKLLGWNPEYPDLYDIISHAWQWHQQRHKAD; this is encoded by the coding sequence GTGAGCGAAAACAATAAAACGATTTTAGTTACAGGCGGGGCCGGTTATATTGGGTCTCATGCCGTGTTAAGCCTGAAAAAAGCTGGGTATCAAGTCACTATTTTAGATAACTTAGTCTATGGACATCGGGACATTGTAGAGGATATTTTACAAGTTGAATTAATCGAAGGAGATACCAACGATCGCGCCCTTTTAAATAACATATTTGCTACCCATGATTTTTCAGCCGTCATGCACTTTTCAGCCTACGCTTATGTGGGCGAGTCCGTGACGGATCCGGCGAAATATTATCGCAATAATGTCACCGGGACGTTAACTTTATTAGAAGCAATGTTAGCGGCATCGGTAAAAAACTTTGTCTTTTCCTCCACCTGTGCCACCTACGGCGTTCCTCAGAAAATGCCCCTCACCGAAGACCATCCCCAGAATCCGATTAATCCCTATGGGATGACCAAACTCATGGTGGAAAAGATCCTGAGTGATTTTGATGCGGCATACGGGTTAAACTCTGTGATTTTCCGCTATTTTAATGCAGCCGGGGCCGATCCGGACGGGGCGATCGGGGAGGACCATGATCCAGAAACTCATCTGATTCCCCTGGTATTACAAACCGCCTTAGGTCACCGAGAATGTATTTCAATTTACGGAACCGATTATCCCACCCCAGATGGCACTTGTATTCGAGACTACATTCATGTCAACGATTTAGCCACCGCCCATATTTTGGGACTGGAATATTTGTTGAAGGGAGGGAAAACCGATGTCTTCAATTTAGGGAATGGCAGTGGGTTTTCAGTCAAAGATGTAATTGAAACTGCTGAAAAGGTCGTAGGGAAAGAGGTTACTAAAAAAATAGGCGATCGCCGTCCAGGAGACCCTCCAGTTTTAGTGGGAAGCAGTGAAAAAGCCCGCAAACTATTAGGTTGGAATCCGGAATATCCTGACTTGTATGATATCATTTCCCATGCATGGCAGTGGCATCAACAGCGTCATAAAGCTGATTAA
- a CDS encoding glycosyltransferase, whose product MNRQNQSGETLQNPTSKPKISVLVSDLSKKGAGRWGGGGVRPFLLSQVLKRLNYDVEILGFVFDDEPNVKDSFEGIPIITVPGKKYPQFIQSANSLMKQITGDIIYAYKPKPSSFGLALLNQMKTRRPVLLDIDDWELSWHGGDAWQYRPPSIKQLGRDIFKENGQLRYPDHPLYLKWMEKWIARADQVTLHNQFLQQRFGGVYLPNGKDTDLFNPSLYDPETSREKYQLSGYRILMFPGAPRPYKGIEDVLIALDRLNQPDLRLAIVGGSPYDDYDNQLMEQWGRWIVKLPTLPIQQMPEVVAAAHIVVVPQRDEAAAAAQFPLKLTDGMAMAKPVLATRVGDIPAILADTGYLVDPNAPEQIAQTIEEIFDNWETAQERGQKARERCVQYYSFQAMAEILSGVVAPIAESVQRR is encoded by the coding sequence ATGAATCGTCAAAACCAATCCGGAGAGACCTTGCAGAACCCCACCTCCAAACCTAAAATTTCCGTTCTGGTTAGTGACCTTTCTAAAAAAGGGGCCGGACGATGGGGCGGCGGTGGAGTTCGCCCTTTTTTACTCAGTCAAGTGCTTAAGCGCCTCAACTATGATGTAGAAATTCTCGGATTTGTATTTGACGACGAACCCAACGTCAAAGATTCTTTTGAAGGCATCCCCATTATTACCGTTCCCGGTAAAAAATATCCCCAGTTTATTCAATCAGCCAACTCCCTGATGAAGCAAATCACGGGAGATATTATTTATGCCTATAAACCGAAACCCAGTAGTTTTGGACTGGCTTTATTAAATCAAATGAAAACTCGGCGGCCAGTCCTTTTAGATATTGATGATTGGGAACTGAGTTGGCATGGGGGTGATGCTTGGCAATATCGTCCGCCCAGTATCAAACAATTGGGCCGGGATATTTTTAAAGAAAATGGCCAATTACGATATCCGGATCATCCACTCTATTTAAAATGGATGGAAAAATGGATTGCGCGGGCCGATCAAGTGACCCTGCACAATCAGTTTTTGCAACAGCGCTTTGGCGGGGTTTATTTACCCAATGGCAAAGATACGGATTTATTCAATCCGAGTCTTTATGACCCAGAAACTAGCCGCGAGAAGTATCAACTTTCGGGATATCGGATTCTAATGTTTCCCGGTGCACCGAGACCTTATAAAGGCATAGAAGATGTTTTAATCGCCCTCGATCGCCTGAATCAGCCGGATTTAAGACTGGCGATCGTCGGGGGGAGTCCTTATGATGATTACGACAATCAACTGATGGAACAATGGGGACGGTGGATTGTTAAACTGCCGACCTTACCGATTCAGCAGATGCCTGAAGTGGTTGCCGCAGCGCATATTGTCGTCGTTCCCCAGCGAGATGAAGCGGCTGCTGCTGCACAATTTCCCTTGAAATTAACCGATGGGATGGCAATGGCAAAACCTGTATTAGCAACCCGGGTGGGAGATATTCCGGCGATATTAGCAGATACAGGGTATCTGGTTGATCCCAATGCGCCGGAACAAATTGCTCAAACCATTGAAGAGATTTTTGACAATTGGGAAACGGCACAGGAACGCGGCCAAAAAGCGCGGGAAAGATGCGTTCAATATTATAGTTTTCAAGCGATGGCAGAGATTCTCTCCGGAGTGGTGGCCCCGATCGCCGAGTCAGTTCAGCGTCGGTAA
- a CDS encoding glycosyltransferase family 4 protein → MNHSRQNLKRIAIWQPYFMGGGAEAVSLWIMEALAPHYQVTLFTLSSIDLPQLDSLYNTHLTDQTLTIHPLLPPALDTSWINGLIANSPPIRFALIHWSIRAFKALTADYDLVLSTYNAVDMGQPGLQYLHWVHVVDPQPQENKGWNRLILNLSGFSMDQLKQNQSLANSYYTAERIKSEYGMDSRVIYPPVITEMEKRSWEEKEDAFLCSGRIVFPKQTHRVIEILQAVRDRGFDVKLHITGGGGGTYKRSYEQKIQRLAAKNSDWIQIYQDLPYKDYLQVLARCRYGIHCKPEPFGISVAEMVKAGMIPFVREKGGQVEIVGSHHDELLLDNKNATAIEKIVQVLQQPDRQMVLLESLKKQQSLFSTEKFIGEIQAVVAEYFQN, encoded by the coding sequence ATGAATCACTCCCGGCAGAATTTGAAACGCATCGCCATCTGGCAACCCTATTTTATGGGGGGAGGTGCTGAAGCCGTCAGTCTCTGGATTATGGAGGCTTTAGCTCCTCACTATCAGGTGACTTTGTTTACTCTAAGTTCTATCGATTTACCCCAATTAGATAGTCTCTATAATACCCATTTAACTGACCAAACTCTCACGATTCATCCGCTCTTACCTCCGGCTTTAGATACCTCCTGGATTAATGGATTGATAGCGAACAGCCCTCCAATCCGCTTCGCCTTAATTCATTGGTCCATCCGAGCTTTTAAAGCGCTCACCGCTGACTATGACTTAGTATTATCCACTTATAATGCGGTAGATATGGGACAACCCGGACTGCAATATCTGCACTGGGTTCATGTCGTCGATCCCCAACCCCAGGAGAATAAAGGCTGGAACCGTTTAATTCTGAATTTATCAGGATTTTCTATGGACCAGCTCAAACAGAATCAGTCCTTAGCCAACTCTTATTATACCGCTGAGAGAATTAAATCAGAGTATGGAATGGATTCCCGGGTCATCTATCCACCTGTGATTACAGAAATGGAGAAACGGTCCTGGGAAGAAAAAGAGGATGCGTTTCTCTGTAGTGGCAGAATTGTCTTTCCCAAGCAAACCCATCGAGTGATTGAAATTTTGCAGGCGGTTCGCGATCGCGGCTTTGATGTGAAATTACATATCACCGGAGGGGGTGGCGGTACTTATAAACGGTCTTATGAACAGAAAATTCAGCGCCTAGCCGCTAAAAATTCAGACTGGATTCAAATTTATCAAGACCTCCCCTATAAAGATTATCTCCAGGTCCTAGCACGCTGTCGTTATGGCATCCACTGTAAGCCTGAACCTTTTGGAATATCTGTGGCAGAAATGGTCAAAGCGGGGATGATTCCCTTTGTTCGAGAAAAAGGGGGTCAGGTGGAAATTGTCGGCTCTCACCATGATGAATTGCTGCTTGATAATAAGAATGCCACGGCCATAGAGAAAATTGTCCAGGTTCTCCAGCAACCCGATCGCCAGATGGTTCTCCTTGAATCCTTGAAAAAACAGCAATCCCTCTTTTCTACGGAAAAGTTTATTGGCGAAATTCAGGCTGTGGTTGCTGAATACTTCCAAAACTAA
- a CDS encoding ABC transporter ATP-binding protein: protein MSPTQFLLNYAKQHPFWIALTIFLGWSGALFNGVSMTLIVPVILAFLGQEVEFQQGPPIVQRVLSLFDHVSPRYQLGLMIGVILLLILLKNVALVSNHLASAHLSRLLVKDIRLNALQLLLEIDIDYYSKTKLGDIINYVNQEVSRCASAIRIGVRTLTNAMTVLIFVGILILISWQLTIVSTLLLLLVPVISQFVIRRSKEYGKILSEKSRAYTSALIEVLNGIRLVKSTGQEQPEYEKLKELIEEREKAEMQSQVNYSIIGPMNELSGLVVILCIIVVGRIIFSNQVDALSTLLLTYLFVLSRVVPMIGQLNNSRSEFANVIPSTIIVSEFLRKDDKPLMKEGTEAYRKLENGIHFDNLSFSYSGHKDVVLKDVDLWLPKGTTLALVGGSGAGKSTLADLLPRFYDTTKGRITIDGKDLREFDVRSLRKSMGIVSQDTFLFNDSVRNNIAYGRPDATDQEVIEAAKLANAYEFIMNLPEGFETPLGDRGILLSGGQRQRIAIARALLHNPDILILDEATSALDTVSEHLVQQAIERLSRDRTTLVIAHRLSTVKNADQIAVLDKGQVVETGTHDELLSKNGYYAKLYSMQFSLDTQDLVKKARSETLMNTSYEIRTRLNPMIGFLRLIVDDVVDSPQELRELTHESYESAIRLLNTLEYMEKRSKLES from the coding sequence ATGTCTCCGACTCAATTTCTCCTCAACTATGCTAAACAACATCCCTTTTGGATTGCGCTGACTATTTTTCTTGGGTGGTCAGGAGCCTTGTTCAATGGAGTCAGTATGACCCTGATTGTTCCTGTGATCTTAGCCTTTTTAGGGCAGGAAGTCGAGTTTCAACAAGGGCCTCCAATCGTCCAGCGAGTGCTTAGTTTGTTTGATCATGTGAGTCCAAGATATCAGCTAGGGTTGATGATTGGAGTGATTTTGCTCCTGATCCTGTTGAAAAATGTGGCATTGGTTTCCAATCACCTGGCATCGGCTCATTTATCCCGCTTGCTGGTTAAAGATATTCGGTTGAATGCACTCCAATTATTGCTAGAGATAGATATTGACTATTATTCAAAGACAAAACTGGGGGATATTATAAACTATGTGAACCAAGAGGTGAGTCGCTGTGCCAGTGCGATTCGGATTGGGGTTAGGACCTTGACCAACGCGATGACCGTTTTAATCTTCGTGGGGATTCTAATTTTAATTTCTTGGCAGCTTACTATTGTCTCAACTTTATTATTATTGCTGGTTCCGGTCATTTCTCAGTTTGTTATCCGTCGGTCAAAGGAATATGGGAAGATATTGTCCGAAAAATCTCGGGCTTATACCAGTGCATTAATTGAAGTTTTAAATGGAATTCGTCTAGTCAAATCTACTGGACAAGAGCAACCCGAGTATGAAAAACTTAAGGAACTCATTGAGGAACGGGAAAAAGCAGAGATGCAATCTCAAGTAAACTACTCAATTATTGGACCGATGAATGAATTGAGTGGTTTGGTGGTGATTTTATGCATTATTGTAGTGGGTCGAATTATATTTTCTAATCAGGTGGATGCCCTGTCAACCCTGTTACTCACTTACTTGTTTGTGTTGTCCAGAGTGGTCCCTATGATTGGACAATTAAATAATAGCCGGAGTGAATTTGCGAATGTTATTCCTAGCACCATTATTGTGAGCGAATTCTTGCGGAAAGATGACAAACCCTTGATGAAGGAGGGGACCGAAGCCTACAGAAAATTGGAAAATGGAATTCACTTTGATAACCTGTCTTTTTCATATTCAGGGCATAAAGATGTGGTGCTCAAGGATGTGGATTTATGGTTGCCGAAAGGGACAACCTTGGCCTTGGTTGGGGGGTCCGGGGCGGGAAAATCTACGTTAGCGGATTTGCTTCCGAGATTTTACGATACCACGAAGGGCCGGATCACTATTGATGGAAAAGACTTGCGCGAGTTTGATGTCCGATCGCTGCGAAAATCAATGGGCATCGTCAGTCAAGATACCTTTTTATTCAACGATTCGGTGCGAAATAATATCGCTTATGGGCGTCCTGATGCCACGGATCAAGAGGTGATAGAAGCGGCAAAACTGGCCAATGCTTACGAATTTATTATGAACCTTCCGGAAGGTTTTGAGACCCCATTGGGCGATCGCGGGATTCTGCTTTCGGGAGGACAACGACAACGGATTGCGATCGCCCGTGCCTTGCTTCATAATCCCGATATCTTAATCTTAGACGAAGCTACCAGCGCCCTGGATACCGTTTCCGAGCATCTCGTCCAACAGGCGATCGAACGCCTCAGTCGCGATCGCACCACCCTCGTGATTGCTCACCGTTTATCCACGGTCAAAAATGCCGACCAAATTGCCGTATTAGACAAAGGCCAAGTCGTTGAAACCGGGACCCATGATGAACTTTTGAGCAAAAACGGATACTATGCCAAACTCTACTCCATGCAGTTCTCTCTAGACACCCAAGACTTGGTGAAAAAAGCGCGCAGCGAAACCTTAATGAACACCTCCTACGAAATTCGGACTCGCCTCAATCCTATGATTGGATTTTTACGATTAATCGTAGATGATGTCGTAGACTCACCCCAAGAACTGCGAGAATTAACCCATGAATCCTACGAATCAGCAATTCGCTTGCTCAACACTTTAGAATATATGGAAAAACGGTCTAAACTTGAATCTTAA
- the mutY gene encoding A/G-specific adenine glycosylase — protein MKKLNQNQSVTRTSAGSSQSLPNFAILDLRESLLSWYAQGGRDLPWRHHRDPYPIWISEIMLQQTQVKTVIPYYHRWLERFGTIASLAESSQQDVLKLWQGLGYYARARNLHAGAQAIVQDHGGSFPTTLEAALSLPGIGRTTAGGILSAAFNLPLPILDGNVKRIFARLIGLQMPPAKAMKLLWQCSEVLLDPENPRDFNQALMDLGATVCTPKAPDCNRCPWIAHCQAYQLQMQADLPMRQTSSPLPHKQIGVAVIWNERGEILIDRRRQEGLLGGLWEFPGGKIEPGETVPDCIHREIREELAIAVEVGAQLIILEHAYTHFRVTLTVHHCRHVAGEPQPLESDEVRWVRLDEIDQFPFPKANVKIIEALRQSPNSSFQP, from the coding sequence TTGAAAAAACTAAATCAGAACCAGAGTGTTACTCGAACCTCGGCAGGCTCATCCCAGAGTTTGCCGAATTTTGCTATTTTAGACCTGCGGGAATCTCTACTGAGTTGGTATGCCCAAGGGGGACGAGATTTACCTTGGCGTCACCACCGAGATCCTTATCCAATTTGGATCTCGGAAATTATGTTACAACAGACCCAAGTTAAAACGGTTATCCCCTATTATCATCGCTGGTTGGAGCGCTTTGGGACGATCGCCAGTTTAGCCGAATCCAGTCAACAGGATGTGCTCAAATTGTGGCAAGGGTTGGGATATTATGCTCGTGCGCGCAATTTGCACGCCGGTGCTCAGGCGATCGTTCAGGATCATGGGGGTAGCTTTCCCACCACCCTAGAAGCAGCCCTGTCATTACCAGGAATTGGTCGAACCACCGCAGGAGGGATCCTCAGTGCGGCGTTTAATTTACCCCTGCCGATTCTCGATGGGAATGTCAAGCGGATTTTCGCTAGACTCATAGGGTTGCAGATGCCACCGGCAAAGGCAATGAAACTCTTATGGCAGTGTTCAGAAGTTTTGCTAGATCCTGAAAATCCTCGGGATTTTAATCAGGCTTTGATGGATTTGGGGGCAACGGTATGCACTCCCAAGGCTCCTGATTGCAATCGCTGTCCTTGGATAGCTCACTGTCAGGCTTATCAATTACAAATGCAGGCTGATTTACCCATGCGTCAAACCTCTAGTCCCCTCCCCCATAAACAAATTGGTGTAGCCGTGATTTGGAATGAACGGGGGGAGATTTTGATTGATCGGCGACGTCAGGAAGGACTCCTGGGGGGGTTATGGGAATTTCCGGGGGGGAAAATTGAACCGGGAGAAACGGTGCCGGATTGTATCCACCGGGAAATTCGCGAAGAGTTGGCGATCGCCGTGGAAGTGGGTGCACAACTGATTATCCTAGAACACGCTTATACCCATTTTCGGGTGACTTTAACGGTTCATCATTGTCGTCATGTTGCCGGAGAACCGCAACCGTTGGAATCCGATGAAGTGCGCTGGGTGCGATTAGATGAAATCGACCAGTTTCCGTTTCCAAAAGCAAATGTCAAAATTATTGAGGCGCTACGTCAATCCCCCAATTCTTCGTTTCAGCCGTAA
- a CDS encoding DUF760 domain-containing protein, whose protein sequence is MNSESNRPPEFLSEEGENNLLWDYLQSLSPEAVSQLSRPSSSDVFQVMERNIIGLLGNLPPEHFGVTITTSREHLGRILASAMISGYFLRNAEQRMAFENSLHFTESHPKIHE, encoded by the coding sequence ATGAATTCTGAATCCAATCGTCCGCCAGAATTTCTCTCAGAAGAGGGAGAAAATAATCTCCTGTGGGACTACTTACAATCCTTAAGTCCGGAAGCCGTTTCCCAACTCTCTCGACCGAGTTCCTCCGATGTGTTTCAAGTCATGGAACGCAACATCATCGGCTTGTTAGGAAATCTGCCCCCGGAACACTTCGGCGTGACGATTACCACCAGTCGCGAACATCTCGGGCGGATTCTCGCCTCAGCGATGATTAGTGGCTATTTTCTCCGCAATGCCGAACAACGCATGGCTTTTGAAAACTCGTTACATTTTACCGAATCTCATCCTAAAATTCATGAGTAA